A genome region from Bacillota bacterium includes the following:
- a CDS encoding type II toxin-antitoxin system PemK/MazF family toxin yields the protein MARILRGEIRWADLNPVRGHGQGGMRPVVIISQDVFNERSGTVIAMAITSQAQRAGFPLTLDLESTNLPKRSWVKISQVRTLSDERIGHVIEKLPPETMNQLIEGLNEIVGG from the coding sequence ATGGCCCGCATACTAAGAGGTGAGATCCGGTGGGCTGACCTCAATCCAGTTCGTGGTCATGGGCAGGGTGGAATGCGCCCGGTGGTTATTATCAGTCAAGATGTCTTCAACGAACGTTCAGGCACTGTAATCGCCATGGCTATAACGAGCCAAGCGCAGAGAGCGGGATTTCCATTAACGCTTGATCTAGAATCAACAAACCTTCCCAAGCGATCATGGGTGAAAATCAGTCAAGTTCGTACGCTATCAGATGAGCGAATAGGGCATGTTATTGAGAAACTGCCTCCTGAAACGATGAACCAATTGATAGAAGGGCTAAACGAAATCGTGGGTGGCTAG
- a CDS encoding molybdenum cofactor guanylyltransferase: MEETGTAIILAGGLSTRMGFSKEALLINGERLLYSLHDTLRRRFEQIIVVSNTLEDSEKRMLEVVRDELVGLGPLGGIHAGLKTAKSRYSYVLACDMPYLNMDYVSFLQGRLPPPDQEISALVTALGCHMEPFNGFYNRSLVDPIRVFAATGQKSLTAFLRSQSAVLVDEDTARRFSPDWSMFANINTPADMLALTGSLATKGGRTHDRD, from the coding sequence ATGGAAGAAACCGGTACAGCCATTATTCTGGCTGGCGGTCTAAGTACCAGAATGGGCTTCAGCAAAGAGGCTCTTCTCATTAATGGAGAGCGCCTCCTGTATTCTCTCCATGACACTCTGCGCAGGCGATTTGAACAGATCATCGTAGTTAGCAATACCCTGGAGGATAGCGAAAAAAGAATGCTTGAAGTGGTGCGCGACGAACTGGTGGGACTTGGTCCCCTAGGCGGCATTCATGCCGGGCTAAAAACTGCGAAGAGTAGGTACAGTTACGTGCTGGCCTGTGACATGCCATATCTTAACATGGACTATGTATCGTTTCTGCAGGGCCGGCTTCCTCCCCCTGACCAAGAGATCTCCGCACTGGTCACCGCCCTTGGTTGCCATATGGAACCTTTTAACGGCTTCTATAACAGATCGCTGGTAGACCCTATCCGTGTCTTTGCGGCTACGGGGCAAAAAAGCCTGACAGCATTCCTGCGCTCTCAGAGTGCCGTACTCGTTGACGAGGACACAGCAAGGCGCTTTAGCCCGGATTGGTCCATGTTCGCCAACATCAACACCCCTGCAGACATGCTCGCCCTAACCGGCAGTCTGGCGACGAAAGGAGGTAGAACACATGACAGAGACTAA
- a CDS encoding ribbon-helix-helix protein, CopG family, which yields MDTAKVAISINKEILKKLDNLVKDHVFPSRSRAIQEAVEEKLNRMQRTRLAEQCAKLHPVHEQQLAEEGLSLEVDKWPAY from the coding sequence ATGGATACCGCAAAAGTGGCAATCAGTATCAACAAAGAGATTCTTAAGAAATTGGATAATCTCGTAAAGGACCATGTTTTCCCAAGCCGAAGCCGGGCAATTCAAGAGGCAGTGGAAGAGAAGCTTAACCGAATGCAACGAACTCGGCTTGCTGAACAATGTGCCAAATTGCATCCAGTACACGAACAACAATTGGCTGAAGAAGGGTTGTCTCTCGAGGTGGATAAATGGCCCGCATACTAA
- a CDS encoding ATP-binding cassette domain-containing protein has translation MLEQGTDLSVGEWQKIAIARALLRHTKAELVLLDESTAAIDPQSEHRILEICPIPLLLDNQNPCYACIRRGEQNLPLRAFGIPEFGVLLTTYFL, from the coding sequence ATGCTTGAACAGGGAACCGACCTATCCGTCGGAGAATGGCAAAAAATCGCCATAGCGCGTGCGCTGCTGCGCCACACCAAAGCCGAACTCGTGCTGCTCGATGAATCAACAGCGGCCATAGATCCACAAAGCGAGCATAGGATACTTGAGATATGCCCTATACCCCTTTTGCTGGACAACCAGAATCCGTGCTATGCTTGTATCAGAAGGGGAGAGCAGAACCTTCCGCTGCGTGCGTTTGGCATCCCCGAGTTTGGGGTGTTACTTACGACGTATTTCCTTTAA